A genomic segment from Chloroflexota bacterium encodes:
- a CDS encoding aldo/keto reductase produces the protein MQYRQLGVTDLTVSEVGFGVWTVATNWWGKIDPEERVKLLQQAVTLGVNMFDTADTYSEGFGEEILAKAIGENRHNVVYATKFGYDIYNAVPREGHRERPQDFSPGFIRFACEQSLRRLNTDYFDLYQLHNPRVTAIERDEVFNTLEDLVREGKVRYYGAALGPDIGWFEEGDAMMRERDGVSLQIIYSIIEQQPARSFFPIAEETGTGLLSRVPHASEILTEKFRNTPPVFEAGDHRAHRNQAWLEEAVRKLDELQFLKEHHPIEMDQLAITFALAEPGICTVLPNITSRETLKTYTDASEAERPCEDCLVQLREVFDEVFTKELEPLDRAGKSRP, from the coding sequence ATGCAGTACAGGCAGCTTGGGGTGACCGACTTGACCGTGTCCGAGGTTGGCTTCGGCGTGTGGACCGTCGCCACCAACTGGTGGGGCAAGATAGACCCGGAAGAACGCGTCAAGCTCCTGCAGCAGGCAGTCACCCTCGGCGTCAACATGTTCGACACGGCGGATACCTACAGCGAGGGCTTCGGTGAGGAGATACTCGCCAAGGCAATCGGCGAGAACCGCCATAACGTCGTCTACGCCACCAAGTTCGGCTACGACATCTACAACGCCGTCCCCCGAGAGGGCCATCGTGAGCGCCCCCAGGACTTCTCCCCCGGCTTCATCCGCTTCGCCTGCGAGCAGAGCCTCCGCCGCCTCAACACCGACTACTTCGACCTCTACCAGCTCCACAACCCCCGCGTCACCGCCATAGAGCGCGACGAGGTCTTCAACACGCTGGAGGACCTGGTGCGAGAAGGTAAGGTGCGCTACTACGGCGCCGCCCTCGGCCCGGACATCGGCTGGTTTGAGGAAGGCGACGCCATGATGCGGGAACGCGACGGCGTCTCGCTGCAGATCATCTACAGCATCATCGAGCAGCAGCCCGCCCGAAGCTTCTTCCCCATCGCTGAGGAAACCGGGACCGGCCTGCTCTCCCGCGTCCCTCACGCCTCCGAGATCCTCACTGAAAAATTCCGCAATACCCCGCCCGTCTTCGAGGCCGGCGACCACCGTGCCCACCGCAATCAGGCATGGCTCGAGGAGGCCGTCCGCAAGCTGGATGAGCTGCAATTCCTGAAGGAGCACCACCCCATCGAAATGGACCAGCTCGCCATCACCTTCGCGCTGGCCGAGCCCGGAATCTGCACAGTCCTCCCCAACATCACCAGCCGCGAGACCCTGAAGACGTACACCGATGCGTCGGAGGCGGAACGCCCGTGCGAGGACTGTCTGGTGCAACTGCGTGAGGTCTTCGACGAGGTCTTCACCAAAGAGCTGGAGCCCCTTGACCGGGCGGGAAAGAGCCGCCCCTAG
- a CDS encoding extradiol ring-cleavage dioxygenase, whose amino-acid sequence MAEIVIGLGTSHSPQLSLTPETWPLHAENDKRNPHLYGLDGIHHTYEEVLDMADASIEKQLDPELWQKRYDICQNGIATVSQKLAEANVDAVIVIGDDQEEVFQEDNFPAMAVYWGDTMWNIPDSLQAPLRRAAWSYGLEEKEYPIAKDLASHMLSSLSEQEFDVARSRYFRKGQGMGHAFSFIYTRIMQDKLIPMVPVMLNTYFPPNQPTPKRSYNLGQAIRNAVEEWDSDARVAVIASGGLSHFVINEELDHSVIKGLQDRDTEGLFGLPREHLNSGSSEIRNWITTSGATEHMDFTLIDYAPCYRSPAGTGCAMAFGYWS is encoded by the coding sequence ATGGCAGAGATCGTGATTGGGCTTGGGACTTCCCACAGCCCACAGCTTAGCCTGACGCCGGAGACGTGGCCGCTCCACGCGGAGAACGACAAGCGGAACCCGCACCTGTACGGGCTCGACGGCATCCACCACACGTACGAGGAAGTGCTCGACATGGCGGACGCGTCGATCGAGAAGCAGCTGGACCCGGAGCTGTGGCAGAAGCGGTACGACATCTGCCAGAACGGGATCGCGACGGTGAGCCAGAAGCTGGCTGAGGCGAACGTCGACGCGGTTATCGTCATCGGCGACGACCAGGAGGAGGTCTTCCAGGAGGACAACTTCCCGGCGATGGCCGTCTACTGGGGCGACACGATGTGGAACATCCCGGACAGCTTGCAGGCGCCCCTTCGGCGGGCTGCGTGGTCGTACGGGCTGGAGGAGAAGGAGTACCCCATCGCGAAGGACCTGGCGAGCCACATGCTGAGTTCGCTGAGCGAGCAGGAGTTCGACGTGGCGCGGTCGCGGTACTTCCGCAAGGGCCAGGGCATGGGGCACGCGTTCAGCTTCATCTACACGCGGATCATGCAGGACAAGCTGATCCCCATGGTGCCGGTCATGCTGAACACGTACTTCCCGCCGAACCAGCCGACGCCGAAGCGCTCGTACAACCTGGGGCAGGCGATCCGAAACGCCGTCGAGGAATGGGACTCCGACGCGCGGGTGGCGGTCATTGCGTCGGGCGGGCTGAGCCACTTCGTGATCAACGAGGAGCTGGACCACAGCGTCATCAAGGGGCTGCAGGACCGGGACACGGAGGGGCTGTTCGGGCTGCCCCGTGAGCACCTGAACTCGGGGTCGTCGGAGATCCGGAACTGGATCACGACGTCCGGGGCGACGGAGCACATGGACTTCACCCTGATCGACTACGCGCCGTGCTACCGGTCGCCGGCGGGCACGGGCTGCGCGATGGCCTTCGGGTACTGGTCGTAG
- a CDS encoding bifunctional 3,4-dihydroxy-2-butanone-4-phosphate synthase/GTP cyclohydrolase II, with amino-acid sequence MPISSIEEGIAEIRMGKALIVVDDADRENEGDLMVAAEAVTPEHINFMAKYGGGLVCMPVPGERLDDLHLPQMVSENTARHGTPFTVPVDVKEGATTGISAFDRAATVKAILDPRTKAEDLARPGHLFPLRYTNGGVLVRAGHTEAIVDLARLAGFYPAGVLCEIMAPDGSMARMPYLEEFAEEHDLRIVTIQDLIAYRRQNERLVERVADAKMPTRFGDFTVVAYRSMVDPDEHLALVMGDISPEDEVLVRVHSQCTTGDIFGSLRCDCGEQMHIALEAIANEGRGVFLYMRQEGRGIGLHNKIRAYALQDNGMDTVEANVELGFAPDLRWYGIGAQILADLGVRRLRLLTNNPKKVVGLDAYGLDLVDRVPIAAPPTPQNRDYLATKRVKLGHLIDDPLG; translated from the coding sequence ATGCCAATCAGCTCGATAGAAGAGGGCATCGCCGAAATCAGGATGGGCAAGGCGCTCATCGTGGTGGACGACGCCGACCGGGAGAACGAGGGCGACCTGATGGTCGCGGCCGAGGCGGTGACGCCGGAGCACATCAACTTCATGGCGAAGTACGGCGGGGGGCTGGTGTGCATGCCCGTTCCGGGCGAACGGCTCGACGACTTGCATCTGCCGCAGATGGTGTCGGAGAACACGGCGCGGCACGGCACGCCGTTCACCGTCCCCGTCGACGTCAAGGAGGGCGCGACGACGGGGATCTCGGCGTTCGACCGGGCGGCGACGGTGAAGGCGATCCTCGACCCGCGGACGAAGGCGGAGGACCTGGCGCGGCCGGGGCACCTGTTCCCGCTGCGGTACACGAACGGCGGGGTGCTGGTGCGGGCCGGCCACACTGAGGCGATCGTCGACCTGGCGCGGCTGGCGGGGTTCTACCCGGCCGGGGTGCTGTGCGAAATCATGGCACCGGACGGCTCGATGGCGCGGATGCCGTACCTAGAGGAGTTCGCTGAGGAGCACGACCTGCGCATTGTGACCATCCAGGACCTCATCGCGTACCGGCGACAGAACGAGCGGCTGGTGGAGCGCGTCGCGGACGCCAAGATGCCGACGCGGTTCGGGGACTTCACCGTGGTGGCGTACCGGAGCATGGTGGACCCGGACGAGCACCTGGCGCTGGTGATGGGGGATATTTCACCGGAGGACGAGGTCCTGGTGCGGGTACACAGCCAGTGCACGACGGGCGACATCTTCGGCAGCCTGCGGTGCGACTGCGGCGAGCAGATGCACATCGCGCTTGAGGCCATCGCGAACGAGGGCCGCGGCGTGTTCCTGTACATGCGGCAGGAGGGTCGCGGCATCGGGCTGCACAACAAGATCCGCGCGTACGCGCTGCAGGACAACGGCATGGACACGGTGGAGGCGAACGTGGAGCTCGGGTTTGCGCCGGACCTCCGCTGGTACGGCATCGGGGCGCAGATCCTGGCGGACCTGGGCGTGCGCCGGCTGCGGCTGCTCACGAACAACCCCAAGAAGGTTGTCGGGCTGGACGCGTACGGGCTGGACCTGGTGGACCGGGTGCCGATCGCCGCGCCACCGACGCCGCAGAACCGCGACTACCTGGCGACCAAGCGGGTCAAGCTGGGGCACCTGATCGACGACCCGCTTGGGTAG
- a CDS encoding YifB family Mg chelatase-like AAA ATPase, giving the protein MLAKVFTCAVVGLEGRIIEVEVDISPGLPTVTVVGLGDKAVQESRERVRAAVRNCGCDFPMRRVTVNLAPADLKKEGPAYDLSIAVGVLLSTGQVSGDLSDTVLLGELALDGALRHTNGILPMVDLARQEGFRRVVVPEADAREAALVGGIEVLPAASLAEFVAHLRGDAPIAPARVTLTAEMLAEQAGAFPIDLRDIKGQEHAKFALEVAAAGGHNVLMMGPPGSGKTLLARSLPSILPSATPHEALEVTKIYSISGLLPSDAPLITQRPFRAPHYTTSHAGLVGGGNWPRPGEVTLAHRGVLFLDELPEFGQSVLEVLRQPIEDKAVTISRAQSRVTFPANFMLVGAMNPCPCGYHGDPFRACSCAHSAVARYRNRISGPLLDRIDIILPVPRVDYEKLTADTAVEGSAQVRQRVETARERQRRRFGESPIQCNADMGPSEVWAHCRLDDPTQAMAKAAMDNLHLSARAYHRTLKLARTIADLSGSDDIGSGHFLQAMNYRQRSE; this is encoded by the coding sequence ATGCTTGCCAAGGTCTTCACATGCGCTGTGGTCGGACTGGAAGGCCGGATAATAGAAGTAGAGGTGGACATCTCGCCGGGATTGCCCACCGTCACCGTCGTGGGCCTTGGTGACAAGGCCGTGCAGGAATCGCGAGAGCGCGTCCGCGCCGCAGTCCGCAACTGCGGCTGCGATTTCCCCATGCGCCGCGTCACCGTGAACCTCGCTCCTGCTGACCTCAAGAAGGAAGGCCCCGCCTATGACCTCTCCATCGCCGTGGGCGTCCTGCTCAGCACAGGGCAGGTCTCCGGCGACCTCTCCGATACCGTCCTTCTCGGCGAGCTCGCCCTTGACGGCGCCCTCCGCCACACCAACGGCATCCTCCCGATGGTCGACCTCGCGCGCCAGGAAGGCTTCCGCCGCGTCGTCGTCCCGGAGGCCGACGCCCGAGAGGCGGCCCTCGTCGGTGGCATAGAGGTGCTCCCCGCCGCCTCCCTCGCTGAGTTCGTCGCCCACCTCCGGGGTGACGCCCCCATCGCCCCGGCCCGCGTGACCCTCACCGCGGAGATGCTGGCGGAACAGGCCGGCGCCTTTCCCATAGACCTCCGTGACATCAAGGGGCAGGAGCACGCCAAGTTCGCGCTTGAGGTTGCCGCGGCGGGCGGGCACAACGTCCTGATGATGGGCCCGCCGGGCAGCGGCAAGACCCTGCTCGCCCGCAGCCTTCCATCCATCCTCCCCAGCGCCACGCCCCATGAGGCCCTGGAGGTCACCAAGATCTACAGCATCTCCGGCCTGCTGCCTTCAGATGCCCCGCTCATCACCCAGCGGCCGTTCCGCGCGCCCCACTACACCACCTCCCACGCCGGCCTCGTCGGCGGTGGAAACTGGCCCCGCCCCGGAGAGGTCACCCTCGCGCACCGCGGCGTCCTCTTCCTCGACGAGCTGCCCGAGTTCGGGCAGAGCGTGCTGGAGGTGCTGCGCCAGCCCATAGAGGACAAGGCGGTCACCATCAGCCGGGCCCAGAGCCGCGTGACCTTCCCCGCCAACTTCATGCTTGTCGGCGCGATGAACCCCTGCCCCTGCGGCTACCACGGCGATCCCTTTCGCGCCTGCTCCTGCGCCCACAGCGCCGTCGCGCGGTACCGGAACCGCATCTCCGGCCCCCTCCTCGACCGCATCGACATCATCCTCCCCGTCCCCCGCGTCGACTATGAGAAGCTCACGGCGGACACCGCCGTCGAGGGCTCGGCGCAGGTGCGGCAGCGCGTCGAGACCGCCCGCGAGCGCCAGCGCCGCCGCTTCGGCGAGTCCCCAATCCAGTGCAACGCCGATATGGGCCCCTCAGAAGTCTGGGCCCACTGCCGCCTTGACGACCCCACGCAGGCGATGGCCAAGGCCGCGATGGACAACCTCCACCTCTCCGCGCGCGCCTACCACCGCACCCTCAAGCTCGCCCGCACCATCGCCGACCTCTCCGGCTCGGACGACATTGGCAGCGGCCATTTTCTGCAGGCCATGAACTACCGCCAACGCAGTGAGTAG
- the ribH gene encoding 6,7-dimethyl-8-ribityllumazine synthase — protein MATELEGEKTGRGVRVAIAVSRFNENLTLRLLEGALMACQQGDVQNDDLTIAWAPGSFELPTIAAELAKTGRHDVIVCLGVVIKGETAHFEHVSEQAAAGIAAVSRESGVPVMFGVLTAYTEQQAVDRSGGLLGNRGYDVTVAGIEMANVMRKVRAGQSELPEMG, from the coding sequence TTGGCGACTGAGCTTGAGGGCGAGAAGACCGGCAGGGGCGTTAGGGTCGCCATCGCCGTCTCGCGCTTCAACGAGAACCTGACGCTGCGCCTGCTGGAGGGCGCGCTCATGGCGTGCCAGCAGGGCGACGTGCAGAACGATGACCTTACCATCGCGTGGGCGCCGGGCTCCTTCGAGTTGCCGACCATTGCGGCCGAGCTGGCCAAGACGGGACGCCACGACGTCATCGTGTGCCTGGGCGTTGTGATCAAGGGGGAGACGGCGCACTTCGAGCACGTCTCGGAGCAGGCGGCGGCGGGCATCGCGGCGGTGTCGCGGGAGAGCGGTGTGCCGGTGATGTTCGGAGTGCTGACGGCGTACACGGAGCAGCAGGCAGTCGACCGGAGCGGCGGGCTGCTGGGCAACCGGGGCTACGACGTTACGGTTGCGGGGATCGAAATGGCGAACGTGATGCGGAAGGTGCGGGCCGGGCAGAGCGAGTTGCCGGAGATGGGCTAG
- a CDS encoding riboflavin synthase has protein sequence MFTGIVVEKGKVLEASEESLTIEGWLALEGAQTGDSIAVNGACLTITTMSEGRFAVDVTPETLRRTNLGDLRVGAPVNLEPSLAYGGKVGGHLVQGHVDAVGVVAEVTPEGNSRLITFAAPREIMRYVVEKGFVAVDGISLTVAELTDARFTVAVIPYTDQHTTLGERGPGDRVNLEADILAKYTERLLSEGASQAGSPRAPSG, from the coding sequence GTGTTCACGGGCATCGTCGTCGAGAAGGGGAAGGTGCTGGAGGCGAGCGAGGAATCGCTGACCATCGAGGGATGGCTGGCGCTGGAGGGCGCGCAGACCGGCGACAGCATCGCGGTGAACGGGGCGTGCCTGACGATCACGACGATGAGCGAGGGCCGCTTCGCTGTCGACGTGACGCCGGAGACGCTGCGTCGGACGAACCTCGGCGACCTGCGGGTGGGGGCGCCGGTGAACCTTGAGCCGTCGCTGGCGTACGGCGGCAAGGTGGGCGGGCACCTGGTGCAGGGGCACGTGGACGCTGTGGGGGTCGTCGCCGAGGTGACGCCGGAGGGAAACAGCCGGCTGATAACATTTGCTGCGCCGCGGGAGATCATGCGCTACGTTGTGGAGAAGGGATTTGTAGCCGTGGACGGCATCAGCCTGACGGTGGCGGAGCTCACGGACGCGCGGTTTACCGTCGCGGTGATACCATATACAGACCAGCACACGACGCTGGGGGAGCGCGGGCCAGGCGACCGCGTCAATCTTGAGGCGGACATTCTGGCCAAGTACACGGAGCGATTGCTGTCCGAGGGGGCGTCTCAGGCGGGGTCGCCAAGGGCGCCCAGCGGGTAG
- the ribD gene encoding bifunctional diaminohydroxyphosphoribosylaminopyrimidine deaminase/5-amino-6-(5-phosphoribosylamino)uracil reductase RibD, translating to MSTEYMRRAIELARSTLGTASPNPSVGAVIVKDGRVVGEGWTQPVGGPHAEVIALRQAGDAARGATIYTTLEPCCHFGRTPPCTTALLEAGIAEAHSAMLDPDGRGNGKGVEELRAAGVAVAVGECAEEAADALEGYLHRARTGLPFAVAKFAMSLDGKIATATGESRWVSGEAGRRRAHELRQTCDAIMAGAGTVVIDNPQLTARDADGAALERQPLRVVVDSTGRSPATSQVFHGLGSVLVATAGVDAETEAAYRAVGADVAHLPGADRRVDLHGLMCCLVERGVNSVLVEGGGVLLASMFRDGLVSKVEAIVAPMIIGGENARTPVEGEGFAHIGEALRLGRISVGRLGEDVHVVGYTPTSRGGVE from the coding sequence ATGAGCACCGAATACATGCGGCGAGCCATCGAGCTCGCGAGAAGCACGCTGGGGACGGCGAGCCCTAACCCTTCGGTTGGCGCGGTCATTGTGAAGGACGGGCGCGTTGTGGGCGAGGGGTGGACGCAGCCGGTGGGCGGGCCGCACGCGGAGGTCATCGCGCTGCGGCAGGCGGGCGACGCGGCGCGAGGGGCGACCATCTACACGACGCTGGAGCCGTGCTGCCACTTCGGGAGGACGCCGCCGTGCACGACGGCGCTGCTGGAGGCGGGCATCGCGGAGGCGCACTCGGCGATGCTGGACCCGGACGGGCGGGGGAACGGCAAGGGTGTCGAGGAGCTTCGCGCGGCGGGCGTGGCGGTCGCGGTGGGCGAATGCGCCGAGGAGGCCGCCGATGCGCTCGAGGGGTACCTGCACCGGGCGCGGACGGGATTGCCCTTCGCGGTGGCGAAGTTTGCGATGAGCCTGGACGGGAAGATTGCGACGGCGACGGGGGAGTCGCGGTGGGTGTCGGGCGAGGCGGGGCGACGGCGGGCGCACGAGCTTCGGCAGACGTGCGACGCCATCATGGCCGGAGCGGGCACGGTGGTCATCGACAACCCACAACTGACGGCTCGCGACGCCGACGGCGCGGCGCTGGAGCGTCAGCCGCTGCGCGTGGTGGTCGACAGCACGGGGCGGTCGCCGGCCACGTCGCAGGTCTTCCACGGGCTAGGGAGCGTGCTCGTCGCGACGGCGGGCGTCGATGCGGAGACGGAGGCGGCGTACCGCGCGGTGGGCGCCGACGTGGCGCACCTGCCGGGGGCCGACAGGCGCGTGGACCTGCACGGGCTCATGTGCTGCCTCGTCGAGCGGGGCGTGAACTCCGTGCTGGTGGAGGGCGGCGGCGTGCTGCTGGCGTCGATGTTCCGGGACGGGCTGGTGAGCAAGGTGGAGGCGATTGTGGCGCCGATGATCATTGGAGGCGAGAACGCCCGGACGCCGGTGGAGGGCGAGGGGTTCGCGCACATCGGCGAGGCGCTGCGGCTGGGCCGCATCAGCGTTGGCCGGCTCGGCGAGGACGTGCACGTGGTGGGATACACGCCCACGAGCCGCGGGGGGGTGGAGTAG
- a CDS encoding metal-dependent transcriptional regulator, with the protein MTTTTRRRATAHDRISNIAENYLQSLYKLREEGLRPSAGNLTDFIRRLPREEGVGTSLPSILGMLRRMAKEGLVTIKPNKEVELTERGEAAAESIVRRHRLAERLVVDILGLDVARAHIEAHRLEHAISPELEKCIQERLGRPATNPFGRPIPGNAPKSLKGTEVCLADAEVGRDYVVDRVPEEDPQLLAYLIGCGVMPGAQLRVAEQSKYRGVLVFKTDSCESSMGYDAARFVWLRSAPSNGMGEVP; encoded by the coding sequence ATGACGACCACAACCAGGCGTCGAGCAACCGCGCACGACCGCATCTCCAACATCGCGGAGAACTACCTCCAGTCCCTCTACAAGCTCCGCGAGGAGGGCCTCCGCCCCAGCGCGGGCAACCTCACCGACTTCATCCGCCGCCTGCCGCGAGAGGAGGGCGTCGGCACGTCCCTCCCGTCCATCCTCGGCATGCTCCGGCGGATGGCCAAGGAAGGCCTCGTCACAATCAAGCCCAACAAGGAAGTCGAGCTCACCGAGCGCGGTGAGGCCGCGGCCGAGTCCATCGTCCGCCGCCACCGCCTCGCCGAGCGCCTCGTCGTCGACATTCTCGGCCTCGACGTCGCCCGCGCCCACATCGAGGCGCACCGGCTCGAGCACGCCATCTCCCCGGAGCTCGAAAAGTGCATTCAGGAGCGGCTCGGGCGGCCCGCCACCAACCCCTTTGGCCGCCCCATCCCCGGCAACGCCCCCAAGTCCTTGAAAGGCACGGAAGTCTGCCTCGCCGACGCCGAGGTGGGCCGTGACTACGTCGTTGACCGCGTGCCTGAGGAAGACCCGCAGCTCCTCGCCTACCTCATCGGCTGCGGGGTCATGCCGGGCGCGCAGCTTCGTGTGGCCGAGCAGAGCAAGTACCGCGGCGTCCTCGTGTTCAAGACGGATTCCTGCGAAAGCTCCATGGGCTACGATGCGGCGCGCTTCGTGTGGCTGCGTTCGGCGCCTTCCAACGGGATGGGAGAGGTGCCGTAG
- a CDS encoding EVE domain-containing protein: MNYWMLSISEENFAVTRAQGLTVQGFGARQRRKTDRMVKGDRLLFYVRGLRVFPLTATIASTVFEDEEPLWTSEQGNERFKYRVRINADFVLPEDKHLRVIQIGPRLEYVRRWPPEMWPFALMDELHLLPRKDFEFIEEEMRKLLGRPSPRPASPDDRPQRGGFNRRGNNRGQRGGRDGQGQEAPVAPAPEGA, from the coding sequence TTGAACTATTGGATGCTCAGCATCTCAGAAGAGAACTTTGCAGTAACGCGGGCGCAGGGGTTAACCGTACAGGGTTTCGGGGCCCGCCAGCGACGCAAGACGGACCGGATGGTCAAGGGCGACCGGCTCCTCTTCTACGTCCGGGGGCTGCGGGTCTTCCCCCTGACGGCGACCATCGCATCCACGGTGTTCGAGGACGAGGAGCCGCTGTGGACGTCGGAGCAGGGCAACGAGCGCTTCAAGTACCGTGTACGCATCAATGCGGACTTTGTGCTGCCTGAGGACAAGCACCTTCGCGTGATCCAGATTGGGCCGAGGTTGGAGTACGTGCGCCGGTGGCCGCCGGAGATGTGGCCGTTTGCGCTGATGGACGAGCTGCACCTGCTTCCGCGGAAAGACTTCGAGTTCATCGAGGAGGAGATGCGCAAGCTCCTTGGGCGTCCGTCTCCGAGGCCCGCGTCTCCAGACGACCGGCCGCAGCGGGGGGGCTTCAACCGCCGGGGGAACAACCGCGGCCAGCGGGGCGGGCGCGACGGCCAGGGCCAAGAGGCGCCCGTCGCGCCGGCGCCCGAGGGGGCGTAG
- a CDS encoding peptidylprolyl isomerase gives MMIDESKTYKAVITTTHGTISLDLFASEVPNTVNNFVFLAREGFYDNVIFHRVIPNFMIQGGDPTGTGTGGPGYRFDDEPVNRQYIPGTLAMANSGPNTNGSQFFIMHGAVALPPNYTIFGFATEGLNTVNAIATVPTAPGGEGSRPLDPPQILSIEIIEE, from the coding sequence ATGATGATCGACGAGTCCAAGACCTACAAAGCGGTCATCACCACCACCCACGGCACAATCAGCCTTGATCTCTTCGCCTCTGAGGTGCCCAACACCGTCAACAACTTCGTCTTCCTCGCCCGTGAGGGCTTTTATGACAACGTCATCTTCCACCGTGTCATCCCCAACTTCATGATCCAGGGCGGCGACCCCACCGGCACCGGCACCGGCGGCCCCGGCTACCGCTTCGACGACGAGCCCGTAAACCGGCAGTACATCCCCGGCACTCTCGCCATGGCCAACTCCGGCCCCAACACCAACGGCAGCCAGTTCTTCATCATGCACGGCGCCGTAGCCCTGCCACCCAACTACACCATCTTCGGCTTCGCGACTGAGGGCCTCAACACTGTGAACGCCATCGCCACTGTGCCGACGGCTCCCGGCGGCGAGGGTTCCCGGCCCCTTGACCCGCCCCAAATCCTCTCGATCGAGATCATTGAAGAGTAG
- a CDS encoding MBL fold metallo-hydrolase: MRMKDLEIYLLNDGAVKVDGGSTFGNVPREAWETMVKPDRRHRVRWGINALLIKTRDLNILVDDGAGAKLDEEERENKGLNCNRLKKELRELDLSPRDINYVVLTHLHFLHAGGSTRRTRNGDVVAAFPQARYLVQRTAWEDALAPNELGKRSFNSEDFLPLEKSGHLELIDGDYEIQPGVNIKVTDGHCRGHQVVVAEQLGNRFIYLGDLVPTAYHLGLPTISSQDQFPEDTLEQKRKFLNNAERDGSLLLFSHGTDTRGGYLERRSGKLALTPVAV, translated from the coding sequence ATGCGCATGAAGGACCTCGAGATCTATCTCCTCAACGACGGCGCCGTCAAAGTTGACGGCGGTTCCACGTTCGGCAACGTCCCCCGGGAAGCATGGGAGACGATGGTGAAGCCGGACAGGCGGCATCGCGTCCGCTGGGGCATCAACGCGCTGCTCATCAAGACCCGCGACCTGAACATCCTGGTCGATGACGGCGCAGGCGCCAAGCTTGACGAAGAGGAGAGGGAGAACAAGGGCCTGAATTGCAACCGTCTCAAGAAAGAGCTTCGTGAGCTCGACCTGTCGCCGCGCGACATCAACTACGTCGTCCTCACCCACCTGCACTTCCTCCACGCCGGCGGCTCCACGCGCCGCACCCGCAACGGCGACGTCGTCGCCGCGTTCCCGCAGGCGCGCTACCTCGTGCAGCGCACGGCATGGGAGGACGCCCTCGCCCCCAACGAGCTCGGCAAGCGCTCCTTCAACTCAGAGGATTTCCTGCCGCTGGAGAAGTCCGGCCACCTGGAGCTCATCGACGGCGACTATGAGATCCAGCCCGGCGTCAACATCAAGGTCACCGACGGCCACTGCCGAGGCCACCAGGTCGTCGTCGCCGAGCAGCTTGGCAACCGCTTCATCTACCTCGGCGACCTCGTGCCCACCGCCTACCACCTCGGCCTGCCCACCATCTCCTCGCAGGACCAGTTCCCGGAGGACACGCTGGAGCAGAAGCGCAAGTTCCTGAACAATGCGGAGCGCGACGGTTCGCTCCTCCTCTTCTCCCACGGCACGGACACCCGCGGCGGCTACTTGGAGCGTCGCAGCGGCAAGCTCGCCCTCACGCCCGTGGCCGTCTAG